One part of the Magallana gigas chromosome 5, xbMagGiga1.1, whole genome shotgun sequence genome encodes these proteins:
- the LOC105343466 gene encoding tenascin-R isoform X3: MDLETTREKSDSLEKEEGGLEMQGKEGGVKVTDQPDRHQKTFVLPSPRTVQERKPIRKNNYKIPRVHKLNVTPGCKEMKVTWDTLLKDEFDGIQYIIQWRKKGEQKGWRRGESSKQVYIIKNLTPETDYEVKVSALCDKVISPAEQTHACTDRRLEFVEESEFLSPPHSPVVYDQRKLCVIIVNDYKDGMHTEQSVKTREIFDFYDKTLRFKTVVKLENQPREKIREWFKALDRSKVFEGFEMFVCVIIGFGDYYGFYGSDEEFIPFIEIYKHTKDKFGNKPKVIFVDIIHVHVNRVPSMTNGSVRVTENSSREVILEWTPPRYHEEDQVQFHVECFKGSQKVKEVFQSNSRIEFANLEPNTQYRFQVTPVIGKERKQHGHLVYANIRTRAIVKDTDVLAVRSLCAQRISDTEIFVFWEPPEIRKTNHLSYIVTWTDHANVTLSKRSEKETKKTSFTITDVRPDTEHVVKVTIRSYDDVFFPVSYHVGPYLDVLRPVHVTAMSESHSGFWVDWQFPVDKQGVLEKFVVVCSDCLSFRNNRTTTFDVAKELRCLPVNYIPEIPYAYVKVIPIAMQNPESPDEKLDESIIARIETDKAMRLFVSSKTSNSCELIWWVDIQDRDMASTYTAHCKPLDPRKKRFKPVPLKLGPECRQVHEIVKLESNTNYSVSIYKQSRMYTQQVKVKTLPKGNPENLTITIISSFEVLVNWSESYISEETENTYIVEYKCDPKIMKTPIRKRVPGYSVHLTDLHPDLQYEVSVRNQDKGDPSVKSFTTPQFGPANLVHQVNSSEIHLAWQNPPVPKDFSGSLQYQVVLEREDGDKIKKKATFHKKSSRFKCEFGGLWSSTSYVVKCFTLVDGKRKYAPTVIKVKTKSDPPRTLLEPRGDNFIISFALCKVQSPSADEPLESGLYTMALLQQFREDFISKSVDELLADINGEKLTSYTVTNINYSMENVMLDSPKASGKEP, encoded by the exons ATGGACCTCGAGACAACTAGAGAAAAATCTG ATTCCTTGGAAAAAGAAGAAGGGGGTCTCGAGATGCAAGGAAAGGAAGGGGGAGTGAAAGTCACTGACCAGCCAGACCGCCATCAAAAGACTTTTGTACTCCCTTCCCCAAGAACAGTTCAGG AAAGGAAACCAATACGGAAAAACAACTACAAGATTCCAAGAGTCCACAAGTTAAACGTGACACCAGGATGTAAAGAGATGAAGGTCACGTGGGACACGTTACTTAAGGATGAATTCGACGGAATACAGTACATAATACAATGGAGAAAGAAAGGCGAACAGAAAGGATGGCGGAGGGGTGAGAGCAGTAAGCAAGTCTATATCATCAAGAACCTGACGCCCGAGACAGACTACGAGGTGAAAGTGTCTGCACTGTGCGACAAAGTCATTTCTCCTGCAGAACAAACGCATGCTTGCACAG ATAGACGTCTTGAATTCGTTGAAGAAAGTGAATTTCTTTCCCCTCCACATTCCCCCGTTGTATATGACCAGAGAA AACTGTGTGTTATCATAGTAAATGACTATAAAGACGGAATGCATACTGAGCAAAGCGTGAAAACGA GGGAAATATTTGACTTTTATGACAAAACATTGCGTTTTAAAACTGTTGTCAAGCTTGAGAATCAGCCAAGGGAGAAAATTCGTGAATGGTTTAAGGCACTAGATAGAAGTAAAGTGTTTGAAGGATTCGAAATGTTCGTGTGTGTCATCATCGGCTTTGGAGATTATTACGGCTTTTACGGGAGTGACGAAGAGTTTATTCCCTTCATCGAAATTTACAAACATACCAAAGACAAGTTTGGAAACAAACCCAAAGTTATTTTTGTTGACATCATACACGTCCACGTAAACAGAG ttCCTTCCATGACAAATGGAAGTGTTCGGGTGACAGAGAATTCGTCCAGAGAAGTTATTCTTGAATGGACACCGCCGCGTTATCACGAAGAAGACCAGGTTCAGTTTCACGTGGAGTGTTTCAAAGGCTCTCAAAAAGTGAAAGAAGTATTCCAATCAAATTCTCGAATAGAATTTGCCAACCTAGAACCTAATACACAGTATAGATTCCAGGTAACACCAGTTATTGGAAAGGAACGAAAACAACACGGACATCTAGTTTATGCAAACATAAGAACCAGAGCAATCGTCAAAG ATACGGATGTATTAGCAGTTCGAAGTCTCTGTGCGCAAAGGATATCGGACACAGAAATATTTGTGTTCTGGGAACCTCCagagataagaaaaacaaaccaTTTGTCGTATATTGTGACCTGGACAGACCACGCCAATGTTACCCTTTCCAAACGGTCAGAAAAAGAAACTAAGAAAACATCATTCACAATCACAGATGTCCGACCGGATACGGAACACGTTGTGAAAGTAACAATCAGGTCATACGATGACGTTTTCTTTCCCGTCAGCTACCACGTGGGACCATATTTAG atgTACTGAGACCGGTTCATGTCACTGCTATGTCGGAATCGCACTCTGGGTTTTGGGTTGACTGGCAGTTTCCGGTAGATAAACAGGGGGTGCTAGAAAAGTTCGTTGTCGTCTGCTCCGATTGTTTGTCTTTTCGGAATAACAGGACAACGACCTTTGATGTTGCAAAAGAACTGAGATGTTTACCGGTGAATTACATACCTGAAATACCATATGCCTACGTGAAAGTAATTCCTATTGCTATGCAGA ATCCTGAAAGTCCAGATGAGAAGCTTGACGAGTCCATCATCGCTCGCATTGAAACAG ATAAGGCGATGAGACTTTTTGTCTCCTCCAAAACGAGTAACTCTTGCGAGTTGATATGGTGGGTAGACATTCAAGATAGAGACATGGCCTCTACTTACACCGCCCACTGCAAGCCCCTGGACCCGAGAAAGAAGAGGTTCAAACCGGTACCTCTCAAACTGGGACCCGAATGCCGTCAAGTTCACGAGATTGTGAAGCTTGAAAGCAATACTAATTACAGTGTTTCAATTTACAAGCAAAGTAGGATGTACACACAACAAGTCAAAGTAAAGACATTACCAAAAG GTAACCCAGAAAACCTGACCATCACAATTATCTCATCTTTTGAGGTGCTTGTCAACTGGTCGGAGAGTTATATATCGGAGGAAACGGAGAATACTTACATTGTGGAGTATAAATGTGACCCAAAGATCATGAAAACCCCAATACGGAAGCGGGTACCGGGTTATTCTGTGCACCTGACAGACTTGCATCCCGATCTCCAATATGAAGTATCAGTCCGTAACCAGGATAAGGGCGACCCCTCTGTTAAATCCTTCACAACGCCTCAATTCG GGCCGGCTAATTTGGTACACCAAGTGAACTCCTCGGAGATTCATCTCGCCTGGCAAAACCCGCCAGTTCCAAAAGACTTTTCCGGATCGTTGCAGTACCAGGTTGTGCTGGAACGAGAGGACGGGGACAAAATAAAGAAGAAAGCCACGTTTCACAAAAAATCTTCCAGGTTCAAATGCGAGTTTGGAGGTCTATGGTCATCGACATCTTACGTTGTCAAGTGCTTCACACTGGTTGATGGAAAACGGAAGTACGCTCCAACAGTGATAAAGGTCAAAACCAAAAGCG ATCCCCCTCGGACCTTATTAGAaccaaggggagataatttcaTCATTTCCTTTGCTTTATGTAAAGTGCAATCACCATCAGCCGATGAACCATTGGAATCCGGGCTATATACTATGGCTCTTCTTCAACAATTCCGTGAGGATTTTATCAG
- the LOC105343466 gene encoding tenascin-R isoform X2 codes for MARKFKRIELVPEGSFIGHAGSLPDLYKNRDEEMSLYLKEFDSLEKEEGGLEMQGKEGGVKVTDQPDRHQKTFVLPSPRTVQERKPIRKNNYKIPRVHKLNVTPGCKEMKVTWDTLLKDEFDGIQYIIQWRKKGEQKGWRRGESSKQVYIIKNLTPETDYEVKVSALCDKVISPAEQTHACTELCVIIVNDYKDGMHTEQSVKTREIFDFYDKTLRFKTVVKLENQPREKIREWFKALDRSKVFEGFEMFVCVIIGFGDYYGFYGSDEEFIPFIEIYKHTKDKFGNKPKVIFVDIIHVHVNRVPSMTNGSVRVTENSSREVILEWTPPRYHEEDQVQFHVECFKGSQKVKEVFQSNSRIEFANLEPNTQYRFQVTPVIGKERKQHGHLVYANIRTRAIVKDTDVLAVRSLCAQRISDTEIFVFWEPPEIRKTNHLSYIVTWTDHANVTLSKRSEKETKKTSFTITDVRPDTEHVVKVTIRSYDDVFFPVSYHVGPYLDVLRPVHVTAMSESHSGFWVDWQFPVDKQGVLEKFVVVCSDCLSFRNNRTTTFDVAKELRCLPVNYIPEIPYAYVKVIPIAMQNPESPDEKLDESIIARIETDKAMRLFVSSKTSNSCELIWWVDIQDRDMASTYTAHCKPLDPRKKRFKPVPLKLGPECRQVHEIVKLESNTNYSVSIYKQSRMYTQQVKVKTLPKGNPENLTITIISSFEVLVNWSESYISEETENTYIVEYKCDPKIMKTPIRKRVPGYSVHLTDLHPDLQYEVSVRNQDKGDPSVKSFTTPQFGPANLVHQVNSSEIHLAWQNPPVPKDFSGSLQYQVVLEREDGDKIKKKATFHKKSSRFKCEFGGLWSSTSYVVKCFTLVDGKRKYAPTVIKVKTKSDPPRTLLEPRGDNFIISFALCKVQSPSADEPLESGLYTMALLQQFREDFISKSVDELLADINGEKLTSYTVTNINYSMENVMLDSPKASGKEP; via the exons ATGG ccagaaaatttaaaagaatagaACTTGTTCCCGAAG GTTCCTTCATTGGTCATGCAGGAAGTCTGCCAGATTTATATAAAA ATCGAGATGAAGAAATGTCCCTCTATCTTAAAGAATTTG ATTCCTTGGAAAAAGAAGAAGGGGGTCTCGAGATGCAAGGAAAGGAAGGGGGAGTGAAAGTCACTGACCAGCCAGACCGCCATCAAAAGACTTTTGTACTCCCTTCCCCAAGAACAGTTCAGG AAAGGAAACCAATACGGAAAAACAACTACAAGATTCCAAGAGTCCACAAGTTAAACGTGACACCAGGATGTAAAGAGATGAAGGTCACGTGGGACACGTTACTTAAGGATGAATTCGACGGAATACAGTACATAATACAATGGAGAAAGAAAGGCGAACAGAAAGGATGGCGGAGGGGTGAGAGCAGTAAGCAAGTCTATATCATCAAGAACCTGACGCCCGAGACAGACTACGAGGTGAAAGTGTCTGCACTGTGCGACAAAGTCATTTCTCCTGCAGAACAAACGCATGCTTGCACAG AACTGTGTGTTATCATAGTAAATGACTATAAAGACGGAATGCATACTGAGCAAAGCGTGAAAACGA GGGAAATATTTGACTTTTATGACAAAACATTGCGTTTTAAAACTGTTGTCAAGCTTGAGAATCAGCCAAGGGAGAAAATTCGTGAATGGTTTAAGGCACTAGATAGAAGTAAAGTGTTTGAAGGATTCGAAATGTTCGTGTGTGTCATCATCGGCTTTGGAGATTATTACGGCTTTTACGGGAGTGACGAAGAGTTTATTCCCTTCATCGAAATTTACAAACATACCAAAGACAAGTTTGGAAACAAACCCAAAGTTATTTTTGTTGACATCATACACGTCCACGTAAACAGAG ttCCTTCCATGACAAATGGAAGTGTTCGGGTGACAGAGAATTCGTCCAGAGAAGTTATTCTTGAATGGACACCGCCGCGTTATCACGAAGAAGACCAGGTTCAGTTTCACGTGGAGTGTTTCAAAGGCTCTCAAAAAGTGAAAGAAGTATTCCAATCAAATTCTCGAATAGAATTTGCCAACCTAGAACCTAATACACAGTATAGATTCCAGGTAACACCAGTTATTGGAAAGGAACGAAAACAACACGGACATCTAGTTTATGCAAACATAAGAACCAGAGCAATCGTCAAAG ATACGGATGTATTAGCAGTTCGAAGTCTCTGTGCGCAAAGGATATCGGACACAGAAATATTTGTGTTCTGGGAACCTCCagagataagaaaaacaaaccaTTTGTCGTATATTGTGACCTGGACAGACCACGCCAATGTTACCCTTTCCAAACGGTCAGAAAAAGAAACTAAGAAAACATCATTCACAATCACAGATGTCCGACCGGATACGGAACACGTTGTGAAAGTAACAATCAGGTCATACGATGACGTTTTCTTTCCCGTCAGCTACCACGTGGGACCATATTTAG atgTACTGAGACCGGTTCATGTCACTGCTATGTCGGAATCGCACTCTGGGTTTTGGGTTGACTGGCAGTTTCCGGTAGATAAACAGGGGGTGCTAGAAAAGTTCGTTGTCGTCTGCTCCGATTGTTTGTCTTTTCGGAATAACAGGACAACGACCTTTGATGTTGCAAAAGAACTGAGATGTTTACCGGTGAATTACATACCTGAAATACCATATGCCTACGTGAAAGTAATTCCTATTGCTATGCAGA ATCCTGAAAGTCCAGATGAGAAGCTTGACGAGTCCATCATCGCTCGCATTGAAACAG ATAAGGCGATGAGACTTTTTGTCTCCTCCAAAACGAGTAACTCTTGCGAGTTGATATGGTGGGTAGACATTCAAGATAGAGACATGGCCTCTACTTACACCGCCCACTGCAAGCCCCTGGACCCGAGAAAGAAGAGGTTCAAACCGGTACCTCTCAAACTGGGACCCGAATGCCGTCAAGTTCACGAGATTGTGAAGCTTGAAAGCAATACTAATTACAGTGTTTCAATTTACAAGCAAAGTAGGATGTACACACAACAAGTCAAAGTAAAGACATTACCAAAAG GTAACCCAGAAAACCTGACCATCACAATTATCTCATCTTTTGAGGTGCTTGTCAACTGGTCGGAGAGTTATATATCGGAGGAAACGGAGAATACTTACATTGTGGAGTATAAATGTGACCCAAAGATCATGAAAACCCCAATACGGAAGCGGGTACCGGGTTATTCTGTGCACCTGACAGACTTGCATCCCGATCTCCAATATGAAGTATCAGTCCGTAACCAGGATAAGGGCGACCCCTCTGTTAAATCCTTCACAACGCCTCAATTCG GGCCGGCTAATTTGGTACACCAAGTGAACTCCTCGGAGATTCATCTCGCCTGGCAAAACCCGCCAGTTCCAAAAGACTTTTCCGGATCGTTGCAGTACCAGGTTGTGCTGGAACGAGAGGACGGGGACAAAATAAAGAAGAAAGCCACGTTTCACAAAAAATCTTCCAGGTTCAAATGCGAGTTTGGAGGTCTATGGTCATCGACATCTTACGTTGTCAAGTGCTTCACACTGGTTGATGGAAAACGGAAGTACGCTCCAACAGTGATAAAGGTCAAAACCAAAAGCG ATCCCCCTCGGACCTTATTAGAaccaaggggagataatttcaTCATTTCCTTTGCTTTATGTAAAGTGCAATCACCATCAGCCGATGAACCATTGGAATCCGGGCTATATACTATGGCTCTTCTTCAACAATTCCGTGAGGATTTTATCAG
- the LOC105343466 gene encoding tenascin-R isoform X1 yields MARKFKRIELVPEGSFIGHAGSLPDLYKNRDEEMSLYLKEFDSLEKEEGGLEMQGKEGGVKVTDQPDRHQKTFVLPSPRTVQERKPIRKNNYKIPRVHKLNVTPGCKEMKVTWDTLLKDEFDGIQYIIQWRKKGEQKGWRRGESSKQVYIIKNLTPETDYEVKVSALCDKVISPAEQTHACTDRRLEFVEESEFLSPPHSPVVYDQRKLCVIIVNDYKDGMHTEQSVKTREIFDFYDKTLRFKTVVKLENQPREKIREWFKALDRSKVFEGFEMFVCVIIGFGDYYGFYGSDEEFIPFIEIYKHTKDKFGNKPKVIFVDIIHVHVNRVPSMTNGSVRVTENSSREVILEWTPPRYHEEDQVQFHVECFKGSQKVKEVFQSNSRIEFANLEPNTQYRFQVTPVIGKERKQHGHLVYANIRTRAIVKDTDVLAVRSLCAQRISDTEIFVFWEPPEIRKTNHLSYIVTWTDHANVTLSKRSEKETKKTSFTITDVRPDTEHVVKVTIRSYDDVFFPVSYHVGPYLDVLRPVHVTAMSESHSGFWVDWQFPVDKQGVLEKFVVVCSDCLSFRNNRTTTFDVAKELRCLPVNYIPEIPYAYVKVIPIAMQNPESPDEKLDESIIARIETDKAMRLFVSSKTSNSCELIWWVDIQDRDMASTYTAHCKPLDPRKKRFKPVPLKLGPECRQVHEIVKLESNTNYSVSIYKQSRMYTQQVKVKTLPKGNPENLTITIISSFEVLVNWSESYISEETENTYIVEYKCDPKIMKTPIRKRVPGYSVHLTDLHPDLQYEVSVRNQDKGDPSVKSFTTPQFGPANLVHQVNSSEIHLAWQNPPVPKDFSGSLQYQVVLEREDGDKIKKKATFHKKSSRFKCEFGGLWSSTSYVVKCFTLVDGKRKYAPTVIKVKTKSDPPRTLLEPRGDNFIISFALCKVQSPSADEPLESGLYTMALLQQFREDFISKSVDELLADINGEKLTSYTVTNINYSMENVMLDSPKASGKEP; encoded by the exons ATGG ccagaaaatttaaaagaatagaACTTGTTCCCGAAG GTTCCTTCATTGGTCATGCAGGAAGTCTGCCAGATTTATATAAAA ATCGAGATGAAGAAATGTCCCTCTATCTTAAAGAATTTG ATTCCTTGGAAAAAGAAGAAGGGGGTCTCGAGATGCAAGGAAAGGAAGGGGGAGTGAAAGTCACTGACCAGCCAGACCGCCATCAAAAGACTTTTGTACTCCCTTCCCCAAGAACAGTTCAGG AAAGGAAACCAATACGGAAAAACAACTACAAGATTCCAAGAGTCCACAAGTTAAACGTGACACCAGGATGTAAAGAGATGAAGGTCACGTGGGACACGTTACTTAAGGATGAATTCGACGGAATACAGTACATAATACAATGGAGAAAGAAAGGCGAACAGAAAGGATGGCGGAGGGGTGAGAGCAGTAAGCAAGTCTATATCATCAAGAACCTGACGCCCGAGACAGACTACGAGGTGAAAGTGTCTGCACTGTGCGACAAAGTCATTTCTCCTGCAGAACAAACGCATGCTTGCACAG ATAGACGTCTTGAATTCGTTGAAGAAAGTGAATTTCTTTCCCCTCCACATTCCCCCGTTGTATATGACCAGAGAA AACTGTGTGTTATCATAGTAAATGACTATAAAGACGGAATGCATACTGAGCAAAGCGTGAAAACGA GGGAAATATTTGACTTTTATGACAAAACATTGCGTTTTAAAACTGTTGTCAAGCTTGAGAATCAGCCAAGGGAGAAAATTCGTGAATGGTTTAAGGCACTAGATAGAAGTAAAGTGTTTGAAGGATTCGAAATGTTCGTGTGTGTCATCATCGGCTTTGGAGATTATTACGGCTTTTACGGGAGTGACGAAGAGTTTATTCCCTTCATCGAAATTTACAAACATACCAAAGACAAGTTTGGAAACAAACCCAAAGTTATTTTTGTTGACATCATACACGTCCACGTAAACAGAG ttCCTTCCATGACAAATGGAAGTGTTCGGGTGACAGAGAATTCGTCCAGAGAAGTTATTCTTGAATGGACACCGCCGCGTTATCACGAAGAAGACCAGGTTCAGTTTCACGTGGAGTGTTTCAAAGGCTCTCAAAAAGTGAAAGAAGTATTCCAATCAAATTCTCGAATAGAATTTGCCAACCTAGAACCTAATACACAGTATAGATTCCAGGTAACACCAGTTATTGGAAAGGAACGAAAACAACACGGACATCTAGTTTATGCAAACATAAGAACCAGAGCAATCGTCAAAG ATACGGATGTATTAGCAGTTCGAAGTCTCTGTGCGCAAAGGATATCGGACACAGAAATATTTGTGTTCTGGGAACCTCCagagataagaaaaacaaaccaTTTGTCGTATATTGTGACCTGGACAGACCACGCCAATGTTACCCTTTCCAAACGGTCAGAAAAAGAAACTAAGAAAACATCATTCACAATCACAGATGTCCGACCGGATACGGAACACGTTGTGAAAGTAACAATCAGGTCATACGATGACGTTTTCTTTCCCGTCAGCTACCACGTGGGACCATATTTAG atgTACTGAGACCGGTTCATGTCACTGCTATGTCGGAATCGCACTCTGGGTTTTGGGTTGACTGGCAGTTTCCGGTAGATAAACAGGGGGTGCTAGAAAAGTTCGTTGTCGTCTGCTCCGATTGTTTGTCTTTTCGGAATAACAGGACAACGACCTTTGATGTTGCAAAAGAACTGAGATGTTTACCGGTGAATTACATACCTGAAATACCATATGCCTACGTGAAAGTAATTCCTATTGCTATGCAGA ATCCTGAAAGTCCAGATGAGAAGCTTGACGAGTCCATCATCGCTCGCATTGAAACAG ATAAGGCGATGAGACTTTTTGTCTCCTCCAAAACGAGTAACTCTTGCGAGTTGATATGGTGGGTAGACATTCAAGATAGAGACATGGCCTCTACTTACACCGCCCACTGCAAGCCCCTGGACCCGAGAAAGAAGAGGTTCAAACCGGTACCTCTCAAACTGGGACCCGAATGCCGTCAAGTTCACGAGATTGTGAAGCTTGAAAGCAATACTAATTACAGTGTTTCAATTTACAAGCAAAGTAGGATGTACACACAACAAGTCAAAGTAAAGACATTACCAAAAG GTAACCCAGAAAACCTGACCATCACAATTATCTCATCTTTTGAGGTGCTTGTCAACTGGTCGGAGAGTTATATATCGGAGGAAACGGAGAATACTTACATTGTGGAGTATAAATGTGACCCAAAGATCATGAAAACCCCAATACGGAAGCGGGTACCGGGTTATTCTGTGCACCTGACAGACTTGCATCCCGATCTCCAATATGAAGTATCAGTCCGTAACCAGGATAAGGGCGACCCCTCTGTTAAATCCTTCACAACGCCTCAATTCG GGCCGGCTAATTTGGTACACCAAGTGAACTCCTCGGAGATTCATCTCGCCTGGCAAAACCCGCCAGTTCCAAAAGACTTTTCCGGATCGTTGCAGTACCAGGTTGTGCTGGAACGAGAGGACGGGGACAAAATAAAGAAGAAAGCCACGTTTCACAAAAAATCTTCCAGGTTCAAATGCGAGTTTGGAGGTCTATGGTCATCGACATCTTACGTTGTCAAGTGCTTCACACTGGTTGATGGAAAACGGAAGTACGCTCCAACAGTGATAAAGGTCAAAACCAAAAGCG ATCCCCCTCGGACCTTATTAGAaccaaggggagataatttcaTCATTTCCTTTGCTTTATGTAAAGTGCAATCACCATCAGCCGATGAACCATTGGAATCCGGGCTATATACTATGGCTCTTCTTCAACAATTCCGTGAGGATTTTATCAG